One stretch of Saccharopolyspora erythraea DNA includes these proteins:
- a CDS encoding TatD family hydrolase produces MSKRDSRRELPPAPEALPASAVDSHTHLDACGASTADDVRAIVDRAQAAGVGRVVTVADDIASARWAADASTWDHRVFAAVALHPTRTKDFDEGDREALEELSRHPRVVAVGETGLDYYWDYSPPEPQQEAFRWHIDLAKRVGKPLMIHDREAHEDILRILDEEGAPSTVVFHCFSGDADFARRCVDAGYVLSFAGTATFRNAQALHEAARLVPAEQMLVETDAPFLTPHPYRGRPNEPYCANYTLRALAELRGVSVEELVVATTETAERTFRLGEVAQNRSNQVGAGGSGTL; encoded by the coding sequence ATGAGCAAGCGGGACAGCAGGCGCGAGCTGCCGCCGGCGCCGGAGGCGCTGCCGGCGTCCGCGGTGGACTCGCACACCCACCTCGACGCCTGCGGCGCTTCGACGGCCGATGACGTGCGGGCCATCGTGGATCGCGCGCAGGCCGCGGGCGTCGGCCGGGTCGTCACGGTGGCCGACGACATCGCCTCCGCCCGCTGGGCGGCCGATGCGTCCACATGGGACCACCGCGTGTTCGCCGCGGTGGCGCTGCACCCCACCCGCACCAAGGACTTCGACGAAGGCGACCGCGAGGCGCTGGAGGAGCTCTCGCGGCACCCGCGCGTGGTCGCTGTCGGCGAGACCGGTCTGGACTACTACTGGGACTACTCGCCGCCGGAGCCGCAGCAGGAGGCCTTCCGATGGCACATCGACCTCGCCAAGAGGGTCGGCAAGCCGCTGATGATCCACGACCGCGAGGCCCACGAGGACATCCTGCGCATCCTGGACGAGGAAGGCGCCCCGTCGACGGTGGTCTTCCACTGCTTCTCCGGCGACGCCGACTTCGCGCGCAGGTGCGTCGACGCGGGCTACGTGCTGTCCTTCGCGGGCACCGCGACCTTCCGCAACGCCCAGGCGCTGCACGAGGCGGCCCGGCTCGTCCCGGCCGAGCAGATGCTCGTGGAGACCGACGCCCCGTTCCTCACCCCGCACCCGTACCGCGGCAGGCCCAATGAGCCGTACTGCGCGAATTACACCCTTCGGGCGCTCGCTGAACTCCGTGGGGTGAGCGTCGAGGAACTGGTTGTAGCCACGACCGAGACCGCCGAACGGACCTTCCGGCTCGGCGAAGTGGCGCAGAACCGGTCGAACCAGGTCGGAGCGGGCGGTTCCGGCACGTTGTGA
- a CDS encoding lipase family alpha/beta hydrolase: protein MRIRNAVVAVAAAVTVLGGVSPAVGAPALGAGNEAAAGGPAAGAAEAEADALAGANDWGCEPSDEHPVPVVLVHGLGGAAATNWVYIAPLLADEGYCVFALTYGRPPGMPPITGGFAPMEQSAEELAEFVDRVLEETGSEQVDLVGHSEGTVMPQYYLKFLDGAPDVRRYVALTPLYDGTTLNSTSEILDRLTTEIPGLGDVVDGLCASCTQFFHDSDFMKKLNEGGAAVPGIEYTTVMTKYDQLVTPYTSGHLDSPNATNIVLQDVCRRDFAEHVAVAFDPNVGQMVLNALDPANAEPVQCLPGTE from the coding sequence ATGCGGATTCGGAACGCGGTCGTGGCCGTGGCCGCAGCGGTGACCGTGCTGGGCGGAGTCTCGCCTGCTGTCGGCGCCCCGGCACTGGGGGCGGGGAACGAAGCTGCGGCGGGTGGACCGGCCGCGGGAGCTGCGGAGGCTGAGGCGGATGCGCTGGCGGGAGCCAATGACTGGGGCTGCGAGCCGTCCGACGAGCACCCGGTGCCGGTGGTGCTCGTGCACGGTCTGGGCGGAGCGGCCGCCACCAACTGGGTCTACATCGCTCCGCTGCTGGCCGACGAGGGCTACTGCGTCTTCGCCCTGACCTACGGTCGACCGCCCGGCATGCCGCCGATCACCGGTGGTTTCGCGCCGATGGAGCAGAGCGCCGAAGAACTCGCGGAGTTCGTCGACCGCGTGCTGGAGGAGACCGGGAGCGAACAGGTGGACCTGGTGGGGCATTCCGAAGGGACGGTGATGCCGCAGTACTACCTCAAGTTCCTGGACGGCGCGCCCGACGTGCGCCGCTACGTCGCTCTCACCCCGCTCTACGACGGCACGACGCTCAACAGCACGTCGGAGATCCTCGACCGGCTGACGACCGAGATCCCCGGCCTGGGCGACGTCGTCGACGGCCTCTGCGCTTCGTGCACGCAGTTCTTCCACGACTCCGACTTCATGAAGAAGCTCAACGAGGGCGGCGCGGCGGTGCCGGGCATCGAGTACACGACGGTCATGACGAAGTACGACCAGCTCGTCACCCCCTACACCAGCGGCCACCTCGACTCGCCGAACGCGACGAACATCGTGCTGCAGGACGTGTGTCGGAGGGACTTCGCCGAACACGTGGCCGTGGCTTTCGACCCGAACGTGGGGCAGATGGTTCTCAACGCCTTGGACCCGGCGAACGCCGAGCCGGTGCAGTGCCTTCCAGGGACGGAGTGA
- a CDS encoding ATP-binding cassette domain-containing protein gives MIHASGLSHRFRTKQGPVDAVRGVDIDIAEGEIVGFLGPNGAGKTTTMRMLTTLLPPTAGEATVAGCDLRTDPFGVRRRIGYVPQSGSAGMDRRVGDELRTQGRFHDQSKSEARRKCAELLDRFALADLDRRSVAALSGGQRRRLDIALGLIHAPRLLFLDEPSTGLDPHSRANLWEHVHALRAEHGTTVLISTHYLDEADALCDRLLVIDHGRIVATGTPDELKQRVSGDLVVFTCTDPATAATAVRAMPEVTDLRAEGGEVRFRTPRGDTALAALLHQLGSAAITPQSLRVERPSLDDVFLELTGHSLREASVAA, from the coding sequence ATGATCCACGCAAGCGGGCTGAGCCACCGCTTCCGGACGAAGCAGGGGCCGGTCGACGCCGTTCGCGGGGTGGACATCGACATCGCGGAAGGCGAGATCGTCGGTTTCCTCGGCCCCAACGGCGCGGGCAAGACCACCACCATGCGGATGCTGACGACCCTGCTGCCGCCGACGGCGGGCGAGGCGACCGTCGCGGGCTGCGACCTGCGCACCGACCCGTTCGGCGTCCGGCGCCGCATCGGCTACGTGCCGCAGAGCGGGTCGGCGGGCATGGACCGCAGGGTCGGCGACGAACTGCGCACGCAGGGCCGCTTCCACGACCAGTCCAAGTCCGAGGCGCGCCGGAAGTGCGCCGAACTGCTCGACCGGTTCGCGCTGGCCGACCTCGACCGGCGCTCGGTGGCAGCCCTGTCCGGCGGCCAGCGCCGCCGGCTCGACATCGCGCTCGGCCTCATCCACGCCCCGCGCCTGCTGTTCCTCGACGAGCCGAGCACCGGCCTCGACCCCCACAGCCGCGCCAACCTCTGGGAACACGTCCACGCGCTGCGCGCCGAACACGGCACAACTGTCCTGATCAGCACGCACTACCTCGACGAGGCCGACGCGCTGTGCGACCGGCTGCTGGTGATCGACCACGGCCGGATCGTCGCCACCGGCACCCCGGACGAGCTCAAGCAGCGGGTGTCGGGCGACCTGGTGGTGTTCACCTGCACCGACCCGGCCACTGCCGCGACGGCCGTGCGGGCCATGCCGGAGGTGACCGACCTCCGCGCCGAAGGCGGCGAGGTCCGTTTCAGGACCCCACGGGGCGACACCGCGCTCGCGGCCCTGCTCCATCAGCTCGGCTCCGCGGCAATCACCCCGCAGTCCCTACGCGTCGAGCGCCCCAGCCTCGACGACGTGTTCCTCGAACTGACCGGCCACAGCCTGCGGGAGGCATCAGTTGCGGCGTAA
- a CDS encoding PadR family transcriptional regulator produces the protein MSATKLLVLGVLRMHGRAHGYQVRRELLSWSADRWANVRQGSIYNALRKLAKDGLLAQEEAEPGEAGPERTAYRLTEDGEAEFDLLLRRTLVDPDSGIAISAAIPFLPFVGRKELIDLLSHRRVKTESALATTRHLLEGNDEMGKPAHVRELFRLWAIGVEADLRWIDELVGRLEAGEYRLADEAE, from the coding sequence ATGTCGGCGACGAAACTGCTGGTACTCGGCGTGCTGCGGATGCACGGCCGGGCGCACGGCTACCAGGTGCGCAGAGAGCTGCTGTCCTGGTCGGCCGACCGGTGGGCCAACGTCCGGCAGGGCTCGATCTACAACGCGCTGCGCAAGCTGGCCAAGGACGGGCTGCTCGCGCAGGAGGAGGCCGAACCCGGCGAGGCGGGCCCCGAGCGCACCGCCTACCGGCTGACCGAAGACGGCGAGGCCGAGTTCGACCTGCTGCTGCGGCGCACCCTGGTGGACCCGGACTCCGGCATCGCGATCAGCGCCGCGATCCCCTTCCTGCCCTTCGTCGGGCGCAAGGAGCTGATCGACCTGCTCTCCCACCGCCGGGTGAAGACCGAGTCGGCGCTGGCCACGACCCGCCACCTGCTGGAGGGCAACGACGAGATGGGCAAGCCCGCCCACGTCAGGGAGCTGTTCCGGCTCTGGGCGATCGGCGTGGAGGCCGACCTGCGCTGGATCGACGAGCTGGTCGGGCGGCTGGAGGCCGGCGAGTACCGGCTCGCGGACGAAGCCGAGTAG
- a CDS encoding ABC transporter permease: MRRNSWLTDTWLIFRHAIDPTLRNPLVLAIGLVQPLLYLLLFGPLLVTGLPGASWEGFLPGILVMLAMFGAGFAGFSLIPDQRAGVLERMRVSPLSRTALLLGRVLRDTTLVVVQAVLITALAALLFGLTAPFTAILLGLGVLALLSITLATASYLLALRLTNEYEFAPVVQSLSMPLLLLSGFLIPMDAGPDWLRLLSRLNPMTYVVDAERSLFAGEGMSPETLTGIGVSAALATLTLLLGTRAFRTAR; encoded by the coding sequence TTGCGGCGTAACTCCTGGCTCACCGACACCTGGCTGATCTTCCGGCACGCGATCGACCCCACGCTGCGCAACCCGCTCGTCCTGGCGATCGGCCTGGTCCAGCCACTGCTCTACCTGCTGCTGTTCGGCCCGCTGCTCGTCACCGGCCTGCCCGGCGCGTCGTGGGAGGGCTTCCTGCCCGGAATCCTGGTGATGCTGGCGATGTTCGGCGCCGGCTTCGCCGGCTTCTCCCTCATCCCCGACCAGCGCGCCGGGGTGCTCGAGCGGATGCGGGTGAGCCCGCTGAGCAGGACGGCGTTGCTGCTCGGCAGGGTCCTGCGCGACACAACCCTCGTCGTCGTGCAGGCCGTGCTGATCACCGCGCTGGCGGCCCTGCTGTTCGGGCTCACCGCCCCGTTCACCGCCATCCTGCTCGGACTCGGCGTGCTGGCGCTGCTGAGCATCACGCTGGCAACCGCCTCGTACCTGCTCGCACTCCGGCTGACCAACGAGTACGAGTTCGCCCCCGTCGTGCAGAGCCTGTCGATGCCCCTGCTCCTGCTGTCGGGCTTCCTGATCCCGATGGACGCCGGCCCCGACTGGCTCCGGCTGCTCTCACGACTCAACCCCATGACCTACGTGGTCGACGCCGAACGCAGCCTGTTCGCAGGCGAGGGAATGTCCCCGGAAACCCTCACCGGCATCGGCGTGTCGGCAGCACTGGCCACCCTGACATTGCTGCTCGGCACCCGCGCCTTCCGCACAGCGCGCTAG
- a CDS encoding aminodeoxychorismate synthase component I, with translation MQVFTRSIVGGASAEAVLRRLSDRARRRGLPPPAALTGDWFGGGAVLVPSVSIGPHDDPFAVLDAFDSDDASSPTPATDAPEGAVGGGWIGYLGYGLTDPGRHAQPRRMPLSAWGWTDHVLRRDRDGQWWFESLGPADPALIDELTALVSYADLGSSTDPDSHLGSSAGGSSDSPWRVGPVRQPDADLHRKAVRGCVEQIAAGEIFQANICSRFAVPFTGDPLEVFAAGSERFRPARAAYVAGDWGAVASLSPELFLARRGDVVHSSPIKGTLPRRGPQDDGNAELLRASAKDVAENVMIVDMARNDLGRVASTGRVTVPKLLDVQPHPGVWHLVSDVRAEVPAGLSNSQLLEAAFPPASVTGAPKVRALEVIAELEDIARDVYCGAVGMVSPAAGLELNVAIRTLEYTDGVLHLGVGGGITADSDPEREWQECLTKAAPLLSLLRSGTSGPPTTKTATSAPG, from the coding sequence GTGCAGGTTTTCACCCGATCGATCGTCGGCGGCGCGAGCGCCGAAGCCGTGTTGCGGCGGCTCTCGGACCGCGCCCGGCGACGCGGGCTGCCGCCTCCCGCCGCGCTGACCGGCGACTGGTTCGGGGGTGGCGCCGTGCTGGTCCCGTCGGTGTCCATCGGTCCCCATGACGACCCGTTCGCCGTTCTGGACGCCTTCGACTCCGACGATGCCTCGTCCCCCACGCCCGCCACCGATGCGCCGGAGGGCGCGGTCGGGGGCGGCTGGATCGGCTACCTCGGCTACGGCCTGACCGACCCGGGAAGGCACGCCCAGCCGCGCAGGATGCCGTTGTCGGCTTGGGGCTGGACCGACCACGTCCTGCGGCGCGACCGCGACGGCCAGTGGTGGTTCGAGTCGCTCGGTCCCGCCGACCCCGCCCTCATCGACGAGCTGACCGCCCTCGTCTCCTACGCCGACCTCGGCTCGTCCACCGATCCCGATTCCCATCTCGGTTCGTCCGCCGGGGGCAGTTCCGACTCCCCGTGGCGGGTGGGCCCCGTACGCCAGCCGGACGCCGACCTGCACCGCAAGGCCGTCCGGGGCTGCGTCGAGCAGATCGCGGCGGGCGAGATCTTCCAGGCCAACATCTGCAGCCGTTTCGCCGTGCCGTTCACCGGCGATCCGCTGGAGGTGTTCGCGGCGGGCAGCGAGCGGTTCCGCCCGGCGCGGGCCGCCTACGTGGCGGGCGACTGGGGTGCGGTCGCATCGCTGTCACCCGAGCTCTTCCTGGCCCGCAGGGGTGACGTCGTGCACTCGAGCCCGATCAAGGGCACGCTGCCACGCCGTGGACCTCAGGACGACGGCAACGCGGAGCTGCTGCGGGCCTCGGCGAAGGACGTCGCTGAGAACGTGATGATCGTCGACATGGCCCGCAACGACCTGGGCCGGGTCGCCTCGACCGGTCGCGTCACCGTCCCCAAGCTGCTCGACGTGCAGCCGCATCCGGGTGTCTGGCACCTGGTCTCCGACGTGCGCGCCGAGGTCCCCGCAGGGCTGTCGAACTCGCAACTGCTGGAGGCGGCCTTCCCGCCGGCCTCGGTGACCGGCGCACCCAAGGTCCGGGCACTGGAAGTCATCGCCGAACTGGAGGACATCGCGCGCGACGTCTACTGCGGCGCGGTGGGCATGGTGTCCCCTGCGGCCGGCCTGGAGCTGAACGTCGCGATCCGCACCCTGGAGTACACCGACGGTGTGCTGCACCTGGGTGTCGGCGGCGGCATCACCGCCGACTCCGACCCGGAGCGCGAGTGGCAGGAGTGCCTGACCAAGGCCGCCCCGCTGCTGTCGCTGCTGCGCAGCGGCACCTCAGGGCCGCCGACCACCAAAACGGCGACTTCCGCGCCAGGCTGA
- the metG gene encoding methionine--tRNA ligase, with protein sequence MSASVLTAVAWPYANGPRHIGHVSGFGVPSDVFSRYQRMAGNRVLMVSGTDEHGTPISVQADKEGLSTRELADKYNRVITEDLQGLGLSYDLFTRTTTGNHYEVVQQIFLALHRNGYIVPKTTTGAISPSTGRTLPDRYIEGTCPICGYDGARGDQCDNCGNQLDPAELINPVSRINGEKPDFVETEHLFLDLSAFTESLGKWLSTRTGWRSNVLKFTQNLVEDMRPRAISRDLDWGVPIPLDGWRDQSMKRLYVWFDAVIGYFSASVEWARRTGDRDAWKQFWTDPSAQGYYFMGKDNITFHAQIWPALLMGHNGQGDKGGEVGPFGQLNLPDEIVSSEFLTMSGSKFSTSRGTVIYVRDFLREFGPDTLRYFISVAGPENQDTDFTWDEFVRRTNFELANEWGNLVNRSVSMAAKNNGAVPAPTAPKAADEELKALSRNAFETVGANLQRSRFKLAAQEAMRVVSAANKYLSDQEPWKLKDDPDRRDAVLHTALQVVSDANTLLTPFLPHSAQKVHELLGGTGVWSAQPELREVSDLDVPEREYPVLMGDYAAEQASWESKEIEVGRPLHKPTPLFAKLDAALGETGPEWAPIEKA encoded by the coding sequence ATGAGTGCCTCTGTGTTGACCGCTGTGGCCTGGCCCTACGCCAACGGTCCGCGGCACATCGGCCACGTCTCCGGCTTCGGTGTGCCCTCCGACGTCTTCTCGCGCTACCAGCGAATGGCGGGCAACCGGGTGCTCATGGTGTCCGGGACCGACGAGCACGGCACCCCGATCTCGGTCCAGGCCGACAAGGAGGGCCTGAGCACCCGCGAGCTCGCCGACAAGTACAACCGGGTGATCACCGAGGACCTCCAGGGACTCGGGCTGTCCTACGACCTGTTCACCCGGACCACCACCGGCAACCACTACGAGGTCGTGCAGCAGATCTTCCTCGCGCTGCACCGCAACGGCTACATCGTCCCGAAGACGACCACCGGCGCGATCAGCCCGAGCACCGGCCGCACGCTGCCGGACCGCTACATCGAGGGCACCTGCCCGATCTGCGGCTACGACGGCGCGCGCGGCGACCAGTGCGACAACTGCGGCAACCAGCTCGACCCGGCCGAGCTGATCAACCCGGTCTCCCGGATCAACGGCGAGAAGCCCGACTTCGTCGAGACCGAGCACCTGTTCCTCGACCTCTCGGCGTTCACCGAGTCGCTGGGCAAGTGGCTCTCCACCCGCACCGGCTGGCGGTCCAACGTCCTGAAGTTCACCCAGAACCTGGTCGAGGACATGCGGCCCCGGGCGATCAGCCGCGACCTGGACTGGGGCGTGCCGATCCCGCTGGACGGCTGGCGCGACCAGTCGATGAAGCGCCTCTACGTCTGGTTCGACGCCGTCATCGGCTACTTCTCGGCCAGCGTGGAGTGGGCCCGCCGCACCGGCGACCGCGACGCCTGGAAGCAGTTCTGGACCGACCCCTCGGCCCAGGGCTACTACTTCATGGGCAAGGACAACATCACCTTCCACGCCCAGATCTGGCCCGCGCTGCTGATGGGCCACAACGGCCAGGGCGACAAGGGCGGCGAGGTCGGCCCGTTCGGGCAGCTCAACCTGCCCGACGAGATCGTCTCCAGCGAGTTCCTCACCATGAGCGGCTCGAAGTTCTCGACCTCGCGCGGCACCGTAATCTACGTGCGCGACTTCCTGCGCGAGTTCGGCCCGGACACCCTGCGCTACTTCATCTCGGTGGCAGGCCCCGAGAACCAGGACACCGACTTCACCTGGGACGAGTTCGTCCGCCGCACCAACTTCGAGCTGGCCAACGAGTGGGGCAACCTGGTCAACCGCTCGGTGTCGATGGCCGCGAAGAACAACGGCGCGGTACCGGCGCCGACCGCCCCGAAGGCCGCTGACGAGGAGCTGAAGGCCCTGTCGCGCAACGCCTTCGAGACCGTCGGCGCGAACCTGCAGCGGTCCCGGTTCAAGCTCGCCGCGCAGGAGGCCATGCGGGTCGTCTCGGCGGCCAACAAGTACCTGTCCGACCAGGAGCCGTGGAAGCTCAAGGACGACCCCGACCGCCGCGACGCGGTGCTGCACACCGCGCTGCAGGTGGTCTCCGACGCCAACACGCTGCTCACGCCCTTCCTGCCGCACTCCGCGCAGAAGGTGCACGAGCTGCTCGGCGGCACCGGCGTCTGGTCGGCGCAGCCGGAGCTGCGGGAGGTGTCCGACCTGGACGTCCCCGAGCGCGAGTACCCGGTGCTGATGGGCGACTACGCCGCCGAGCAGGCGAGCTGGGAGTCCAAGGAGATCGAGGTCGGACGTCCGCTGCACAAGCCGACACCGCTGTTCGCCAAGCTCGACGCGGCGCTGGGCGAGACGGGGCCGGAGTGGGCGCCGATCGAGAAGGCGTGA